Proteins encoded by one window of Papio anubis isolate 15944 chromosome 7, Panubis1.0, whole genome shotgun sequence:
- the PLCB2 gene encoding 1-phosphatidylinositol 4,5-bisphosphate phosphodiesterase beta-2 isoform X9, which translates to MEFLDITSIRDTRFGKFAKMPKSQKLRDVFNMDFPDNSFLLKTLTVVSGPDMVDLTFHNFVSYKENVGKVWAEDILALVKHPLTANASRSTFLDKILVKLKMQLNSEGKIPVKNFFQMFPADRKRVEAALSACHLPKGKNDAINPEDFPEPVYKSFLMSLCPRPEIDEIFTSYHAKAKPYMTKEHLTKFINQKQRDSRLNSLLFPPARPDQVQGLIDKYEPSGINVQRGQLSPEGMVWFLCGPENSVLAQDKLLLHHDMTQPLNHYFINSSHNTYLTAGQFSGLSSAEMYRQVLLSGCRCVELDCWKGKPPDEEPIITHGFTMTTDIFFKEAIEAIAESAFKTSPYPIILSFENHVDSPRQQAKMAEYCRTIFGDMLLTEPLEKFPLKPGVPLPSPEDLRGKILIKNKKNQFSSPTSSSKDPGGEAEGSSPRSAPAGEGTVWAGEEGTELEDEEVEEEEEEESGNLDEEEIKKMQSDEGTAGLEVTAYEEMSSLVNYIQPTKFISFEFSAQKNRSYVISSFTELKAYDLLSKASVQFVDYNKRQMSRIYPKGTRMDSSNYMPQMFWNAGCQMVALNFQTMDLPMQQNMAVFEFNGQSGYLLKHEFMRRPDKQFNPFSVDRIDVVVATTLSITVISGQFLSERSVRTYVEVELFGLPGDPKRRYRTKLSPSTNSINPVWKEEPFVFEKILMPELASLRVAVMEEGNKFLGHRIIPINALNSGYHHLCLHSESNMPLTMPALFVFLEMKDYVPGAWADLTVALANPIKFFNAHDKRSVKLKEVMGGLPEKPFPLASPVASQVNGALAPKSNGSPAAKAWAREEAMKEVAEPRTASLEELRELKGVVKLQRRHEKELRELERRGARRWEELLQRGAAQLAELGPRGAGGGGAGKLGPGKGSRKKRSLPCEESAGTAPGESPEGMDARVRELKDRLELELLRQGEEQYECVLKRKEQHAAEQISKMMELAREKQAAELKALKETAEIDTKEMKKKLETKRLERIQGMTKVTADKMAQERLKREINNSHIQEVVQVIKQMTENLEKHQEKLEEKQAACLEQIREMEKQASLLSPQFQKEALAEYEARMKGLEAEVKESVRACFRTCFPSETKDKPERDCECPPELCEQDPVVAKTDVQESHL; encoded by the exons ATGGAGTTTCTGGATATCACCAGCATCCGGGACACTCGCTTTGGGAAGTTTGCCAAGATGCCCAAG AGCCAGAAGCTCCGGGACGTCTTCAACATGGACTTTCCTGACAACAGCTTCCTGCTGAAGACGCTCACTGTGGTGTCTGGCCCGGACATGGTGGACCTCACCTTCCACAACTTCGTCTCCTACAAGGAGAACGTGGGCAAG GTCTGGGCTGAGGACATACTGGCCCTAGTCAAGCATCCGCTGACGGCCAACGCCTCCCGCAGCACCTTCCTGGACAAGAT CCTCGTGAAGCTCAAGATGCAGCTCAACTCTGAAGGGAAGATTCCAGTGAAGAA CTTTTTCCAGATGTTTCCTGCTGACCGCAAGCGGGTGGAAGCTGCTCTCAGTGCCTGCCACCTCCCTAAAGGCAAG AATGACGCCATCAATCCTGAGGACTTCCCAGAACCTGTCTACAAGAGTTTCCTCATGAGCCTCTGTCCTCGGCCAGAAATAGATGAGATCTTCACTTCTTA CCATGCTAAGGCCAAACCCTACATGACGAAGGAGCACCTGACCAAATTCATCAACCAGAAACAGCGGGACTCCCGGCTTAACTCCCTGCTGTTCCCGCCAGCACGGCCTGACCAGGTGCAGGGCCTCATCGACAAGTATGAGCCCAGTGGCATCAATGTGCAGAGGG GCCAGTTGTCACCTGAGGGCATGGTCTGGTTTCTCTGTGGGCCGGAGAACAGTGTGCTGGCCCAGGACAAGCTGCTGCTCCACCACGACATGACACAGCCACTCAATCATTACTTCATCAACTCGTCCCACAACACCTACCTGACAG CCGGCCAGTTCTCAGGCCTCTCCTCGGCTGAGATGTACCGCCAGGTGCTGCTGTCCGGCTGCCGTTGCGTGGAGCTAGATTGCTGGAAGGGGAAACCCCCTGACGAAGAGCCCATTATCACCCACGGCTTCACCATGACCACAGACATCTTCTTCAAA GAAGCAATTGAGGCTATTGCAGAAAGCGCCTTTAAGACCTCCCCGTATCCTATCATCCTGTCATTTGAGAACCATGTGGACTC ACCCCGCCAGCAGGCTAAGATGGCTGAGTATTGCCGGACGATCTTTGGGGATATGCTGCTCACAGAGCCCCTGGAAAAGTTCCCA CTGAAACCAGGTGtccccctgcccagccctgagGATCTCAGGGGCAAGATCCTCATCAAGAACAAGAAGAACCAGTTTTCCAGCCCCACCTCCTCCAGTAAGGATCCTGggggggaggctgagggcagcagCCCACGCAGTGCCCCTGCAGGTGAGGGCACAG TGTGGGCTGGCGAGGAAGGGACTGAGCTGGAGGACgaggaggtggaagaggaagaggaggaggagtcaGGAAACCTGGACGAAGAAGAGATTAAGAAGATGCAGTCGGATGAG GGCACAGCGGGCCTGGAAGTGACGGCTTATGAGGAGATGTCCAGCCTAGTCAATTACATTCAGCCCACCAAGTTCATCTCCTTTGAGTTCTCTGCTC AAAAGAACCGAAGTTATGTCATCTCGTCCTTCACAGAACTCAAGGCATATGACCTGCTCTCCAAGGCCTCGGTGCAGTTTGTGGA CTACAACAAGCGCCAGATGAGCCGCATTTACCCCAAGGGAACCCGCATGGACTCCTCCAACTACATGCCCCAGATGTTCTGGAATGCTGGATGCCAGATGGTTGCCCTCAACTTCCAGACGATGG ACTTGCCCATGCAGCAGAACATGGCAGTGTTTGAGTTCAATGGGCAGAGCGGCTACCTCCTCAAGCACGAGTTCATGCGCCGGCCGGACAAGCAGTTCAACCCCTTCTCAGTGGACCGCATCGACGTGGTGGTGGCCACCACCCTTTCTATCACG GTGATCTCTGGGCAGTTCCTGTCAGAACGCAGCGTGCGCACCTATGTGGAAGTGGAGCTGTTTGGCCTTCCTGGGGACCCCAAGAGGCGCTACCGAACTAAGCTGTCACCCAGTACCAATTCCATCAATCCTGTCTGGAAGGAGGAGCCCTTTGTCTTTGAGAAG ATCTTGATGCCTGAGCTGGCCTCTCTCAGGGTGGCTGTGATGGAGGAAGGCAACAAGTTTCTTGGACACCGCATCATCCCCATCAATGCCCTAAATTCTG GGTACCACCACCTGTGCCTACACAGTGAGAGCAACATGCCCCTCACCATGCCTGCGCTCTTCGTCTTCCTGGAGATGAAGGACTACGTACCTGGTGCCTGGGCAG ATCTCACTGTGGCCCTCGCCAACCCCATCAAGTTCTTCAATGCCCATGACAAGAGGTCTGTGAAGCTCAAGGAGGTCATGGGAGGGCTGCCTGAG AAGCCCTTCCCACTGGCGAGTCCAGTTGCCAGCCAGGTCAATGGTGCGTTGGCCCCAAAGAGCAATGGGTCACCAG CAGCCAAGGCCTGGGCCAGGGAAGAGGCTATGAAAGAAGTTGCGG AGCCACGGACCGCCAGCCTGGAGGAGCTCCGGGAGCTAAAGGGCGTCGTGAAGCTGCAGCGGCGGCACGAGAAGGAACTGCGGGAGTTGGAGCGGCGCGGAGCGCGGCGCTGGGAGGAGCTGCTGCAGCGGGGCGCGGCGCAGCTGGCCGAGCTCGGGCCACGGGGCGCGGGGGGTGGCGGGGCCGGCAAGCTCGGCCCGGGCAAAGGCTCTCGCAAGAAGAG GAGCCTGCCTTGCGAGGAGAGCGCCGGAACCGCGCCGGGCGAGAGCCCTGAGGGCATGGACGCGCGCGTGCGGGAGCTGAAGgacaggctggagctggagctgctgcGGCAGGGCGAGGAGCAGTACGAGTGCGTTCTGAAGCGCAAGGAGCAGCACGCGGCCGAG CAAATCTCCAAAATGATGGAGCTGGCCAGAGAGAAACAGGCGGCAGAGCTGAAGGCCCTGAAGGAGACGGCGGAGAT CGACAccaaagagatgaagaaaaagctGGAGACCAAGAGACTGGAGCGGATCCAGGGCATGACCAAAGTCACCGCAGATAAGATGGCCCAGGAGAG GTTGAAGAGAGAGATTAACAACTCCCACATCCAGGAAGTAGTGCAGGTGATCAAGCAG ATGACAGAGAACTTGGAGAAGCACCAGGAGAAGCTGGAAGAGAAGCAGGCTGCTTGCCTGGAACAGATACGGGAGATGGAAAAGCAG GCGTCCTTGCTGTCTCCACAGTTCCAGAAGGAGGCGCTGGCAGAGTATGAGGCCAGGATGAagggtctggaggcagaggtgaaggAGTCGGTGAGGGCCTGCTTCAGGACCTGCTTTCCCTCTGAGACCAAGGACAAGCCTGAGAGGGACTGCGAGTGCCCCCCGGAGCTGTGTGAGCAGGACCCAGTCGTAGCAAAGACAGATGTCCAGGAGAGCCACCTTTGA
- the PLCB2 gene encoding 1-phosphatidylinositol 4,5-bisphosphate phosphodiesterase beta-2 isoform X1 yields MSLLNPVLLPPRVKAYLSQGERFIKWDDETTIASPVILRVDPKGYYLYWTYQSKEMEFLDITSIRDTRFGKFAKMPKSQKLRDVFNMDFPDNSFLLKTLTVVSGPDMVDLTFHNFVSYKENVGKVWAEDILALVKHPLTANASRSTFLDKILVKLKMQLNSEGKIPVKNFFQMFPADRKRVEAALSACHLPKGKNDAINPEDFPEPVYKSFLMSLCPRPEIDEIFTSYHAKAKPYMTKEHLTKFINQKQRDSRLNSLLFPPARPDQVQGLIDKYEPSGINVQRGQLSPEGMVWFLCGPENSVLAQDKLLLHHDMTQPLNHYFINSSHNTYLTAGQFSGLSSAEMYRQVLLSGCRCVELDCWKGKPPDEEPIITHGFTMTTDIFFKEAIEAIAESAFKTSPYPIILSFENHVDSPRQQAKMAEYCRTIFGDMLLTEPLEKFPLKPGVPLPSPEDLRGKILIKNKKNQFSSPTSSSKDPGGEAEGSSPRSAPAGEGTVWAGEEGTELEDEEVEEEEEEESGNLDEEEIKKMQSDEGTAGLEVTAYEEMSSLVNYIQPTKFISFEFSAQKNRSYVISSFTELKAYDLLSKASVQFVDYNKRQMSRIYPKGTRMDSSNYMPQMFWNAGCQMVALNFQTMDLPMQQNMAVFEFNGQSGYLLKHEFMRRPDKQFNPFSVDRIDVVVATTLSITVISGQFLSERSVRTYVEVELFGLPGDPKRRYRTKLSPSTNSINPVWKEEPFVFEKILMPELASLRVAVMEEGNKFLGHRIIPINALNSGYHHLCLHSESNMPLTMPALFVFLEMKDYVPGAWADLTVALANPIKFFNAHDKRSVKLKEVMGGLPEKPFPLASPVASQVNGALAPKSNGSPAAKAWAREEAMKEVAEPRTASLEELRELKGVVKLQRRHEKELRELERRGARRWEELLQRGAAQLAELGPRGAGGGGAGKLGPGKGSRKKRSLPCEESAGTAPGESPEGMDARVRELKDRLELELLRQGEEQYECVLKRKEQHAAEQISKMMELAREKQAAELKALKETAEIDTKEMKKKLETKRLERIQGMTKVTADKMAQERLKREINNSHIQEVVQVIKQMTENLEKHQEKLEEKQAACLEQIREMEKQASLLSPQFQKEALAEYEARMKGLEAEVKESVRACFRTCFPSETKDKPERDCECPPELCEQDPVVAKTDVQESHL; encoded by the exons ATGTCTCTGCTCAACCCTGTGCTGCTGCCCCCCAGGGTGAAGGCCTATCTGAGCCAAGGGGAGCGCTTCATCAAATGGGATGAT GAAACTACAATTGCCTCTCCAGTTATCCTCCGTGTGGATCCTAAGGGCTACTACTTATACTGGACATATCAAAGCAAG GAGATGGAGTTTCTGGATATCACCAGCATCCGGGACACTCGCTTTGGGAAGTTTGCCAAGATGCCCAAG AGCCAGAAGCTCCGGGACGTCTTCAACATGGACTTTCCTGACAACAGCTTCCTGCTGAAGACGCTCACTGTGGTGTCTGGCCCGGACATGGTGGACCTCACCTTCCACAACTTCGTCTCCTACAAGGAGAACGTGGGCAAG GTCTGGGCTGAGGACATACTGGCCCTAGTCAAGCATCCGCTGACGGCCAACGCCTCCCGCAGCACCTTCCTGGACAAGAT CCTCGTGAAGCTCAAGATGCAGCTCAACTCTGAAGGGAAGATTCCAGTGAAGAA CTTTTTCCAGATGTTTCCTGCTGACCGCAAGCGGGTGGAAGCTGCTCTCAGTGCCTGCCACCTCCCTAAAGGCAAG AATGACGCCATCAATCCTGAGGACTTCCCAGAACCTGTCTACAAGAGTTTCCTCATGAGCCTCTGTCCTCGGCCAGAAATAGATGAGATCTTCACTTCTTA CCATGCTAAGGCCAAACCCTACATGACGAAGGAGCACCTGACCAAATTCATCAACCAGAAACAGCGGGACTCCCGGCTTAACTCCCTGCTGTTCCCGCCAGCACGGCCTGACCAGGTGCAGGGCCTCATCGACAAGTATGAGCCCAGTGGCATCAATGTGCAGAGGG GCCAGTTGTCACCTGAGGGCATGGTCTGGTTTCTCTGTGGGCCGGAGAACAGTGTGCTGGCCCAGGACAAGCTGCTGCTCCACCACGACATGACACAGCCACTCAATCATTACTTCATCAACTCGTCCCACAACACCTACCTGACAG CCGGCCAGTTCTCAGGCCTCTCCTCGGCTGAGATGTACCGCCAGGTGCTGCTGTCCGGCTGCCGTTGCGTGGAGCTAGATTGCTGGAAGGGGAAACCCCCTGACGAAGAGCCCATTATCACCCACGGCTTCACCATGACCACAGACATCTTCTTCAAA GAAGCAATTGAGGCTATTGCAGAAAGCGCCTTTAAGACCTCCCCGTATCCTATCATCCTGTCATTTGAGAACCATGTGGACTC ACCCCGCCAGCAGGCTAAGATGGCTGAGTATTGCCGGACGATCTTTGGGGATATGCTGCTCACAGAGCCCCTGGAAAAGTTCCCA CTGAAACCAGGTGtccccctgcccagccctgagGATCTCAGGGGCAAGATCCTCATCAAGAACAAGAAGAACCAGTTTTCCAGCCCCACCTCCTCCAGTAAGGATCCTGggggggaggctgagggcagcagCCCACGCAGTGCCCCTGCAGGTGAGGGCACAG TGTGGGCTGGCGAGGAAGGGACTGAGCTGGAGGACgaggaggtggaagaggaagaggaggaggagtcaGGAAACCTGGACGAAGAAGAGATTAAGAAGATGCAGTCGGATGAG GGCACAGCGGGCCTGGAAGTGACGGCTTATGAGGAGATGTCCAGCCTAGTCAATTACATTCAGCCCACCAAGTTCATCTCCTTTGAGTTCTCTGCTC AAAAGAACCGAAGTTATGTCATCTCGTCCTTCACAGAACTCAAGGCATATGACCTGCTCTCCAAGGCCTCGGTGCAGTTTGTGGA CTACAACAAGCGCCAGATGAGCCGCATTTACCCCAAGGGAACCCGCATGGACTCCTCCAACTACATGCCCCAGATGTTCTGGAATGCTGGATGCCAGATGGTTGCCCTCAACTTCCAGACGATGG ACTTGCCCATGCAGCAGAACATGGCAGTGTTTGAGTTCAATGGGCAGAGCGGCTACCTCCTCAAGCACGAGTTCATGCGCCGGCCGGACAAGCAGTTCAACCCCTTCTCAGTGGACCGCATCGACGTGGTGGTGGCCACCACCCTTTCTATCACG GTGATCTCTGGGCAGTTCCTGTCAGAACGCAGCGTGCGCACCTATGTGGAAGTGGAGCTGTTTGGCCTTCCTGGGGACCCCAAGAGGCGCTACCGAACTAAGCTGTCACCCAGTACCAATTCCATCAATCCTGTCTGGAAGGAGGAGCCCTTTGTCTTTGAGAAG ATCTTGATGCCTGAGCTGGCCTCTCTCAGGGTGGCTGTGATGGAGGAAGGCAACAAGTTTCTTGGACACCGCATCATCCCCATCAATGCCCTAAATTCTG GGTACCACCACCTGTGCCTACACAGTGAGAGCAACATGCCCCTCACCATGCCTGCGCTCTTCGTCTTCCTGGAGATGAAGGACTACGTACCTGGTGCCTGGGCAG ATCTCACTGTGGCCCTCGCCAACCCCATCAAGTTCTTCAATGCCCATGACAAGAGGTCTGTGAAGCTCAAGGAGGTCATGGGAGGGCTGCCTGAG AAGCCCTTCCCACTGGCGAGTCCAGTTGCCAGCCAGGTCAATGGTGCGTTGGCCCCAAAGAGCAATGGGTCACCAG CAGCCAAGGCCTGGGCCAGGGAAGAGGCTATGAAAGAAGTTGCGG AGCCACGGACCGCCAGCCTGGAGGAGCTCCGGGAGCTAAAGGGCGTCGTGAAGCTGCAGCGGCGGCACGAGAAGGAACTGCGGGAGTTGGAGCGGCGCGGAGCGCGGCGCTGGGAGGAGCTGCTGCAGCGGGGCGCGGCGCAGCTGGCCGAGCTCGGGCCACGGGGCGCGGGGGGTGGCGGGGCCGGCAAGCTCGGCCCGGGCAAAGGCTCTCGCAAGAAGAG GAGCCTGCCTTGCGAGGAGAGCGCCGGAACCGCGCCGGGCGAGAGCCCTGAGGGCATGGACGCGCGCGTGCGGGAGCTGAAGgacaggctggagctggagctgctgcGGCAGGGCGAGGAGCAGTACGAGTGCGTTCTGAAGCGCAAGGAGCAGCACGCGGCCGAG CAAATCTCCAAAATGATGGAGCTGGCCAGAGAGAAACAGGCGGCAGAGCTGAAGGCCCTGAAGGAGACGGCGGAGAT CGACAccaaagagatgaagaaaaagctGGAGACCAAGAGACTGGAGCGGATCCAGGGCATGACCAAAGTCACCGCAGATAAGATGGCCCAGGAGAG GTTGAAGAGAGAGATTAACAACTCCCACATCCAGGAAGTAGTGCAGGTGATCAAGCAG ATGACAGAGAACTTGGAGAAGCACCAGGAGAAGCTGGAAGAGAAGCAGGCTGCTTGCCTGGAACAGATACGGGAGATGGAAAAGCAG GCGTCCTTGCTGTCTCCACAGTTCCAGAAGGAGGCGCTGGCAGAGTATGAGGCCAGGATGAagggtctggaggcagaggtgaaggAGTCGGTGAGGGCCTGCTTCAGGACCTGCTTTCCCTCTGAGACCAAGGACAAGCCTGAGAGGGACTGCGAGTGCCCCCCGGAGCTGTGTGAGCAGGACCCAGTCGTAGCAAAGACAGATGTCCAGGAGAGCCACCTTTGA
- the PLCB2 gene encoding 1-phosphatidylinositol 4,5-bisphosphate phosphodiesterase beta-2 isoform X10 encodes MEHFLLNDAINPEDFPEPVYKSFLMSLCPRPEIDEIFTSYHAKAKPYMTKEHLTKFINQKQRDSRLNSLLFPPARPDQVQGLIDKYEPSGINVQRGQLSPEGMVWFLCGPENSVLAQDKLLLHHDMTQPLNHYFINSSHNTYLTAGQFSGLSSAEMYRQVLLSGCRCVELDCWKGKPPDEEPIITHGFTMTTDIFFKEAIEAIAESAFKTSPYPIILSFENHVDSPRQQAKMAEYCRTIFGDMLLTEPLEKFPLKPGVPLPSPEDLRGKILIKNKKNQFSSPTSSSKDPGGEAEGSSPRSAPAGEGTVWAGEEGTELEDEEVEEEEEEESGNLDEEEIKKMQSDEGTAGLEVTAYEEMSSLVNYIQPTKFISFEFSAQKNRSYVISSFTELKAYDLLSKASVQFVDYNKRQMSRIYPKGTRMDSSNYMPQMFWNAGCQMVALNFQTMDLPMQQNMAVFEFNGQSGYLLKHEFMRRPDKQFNPFSVDRIDVVVATTLSITVISGQFLSERSVRTYVEVELFGLPGDPKRRYRTKLSPSTNSINPVWKEEPFVFEKILMPELASLRVAVMEEGNKFLGHRIIPINALNSGYHHLCLHSESNMPLTMPALFVFLEMKDYVPGAWADLTVALANPIKFFNAHDKRSVKLKEVMGGLPEKPFPLASPVASQVNGALAPKSNGSPAAKAWAREEAMKEVAEPRTASLEELRELKGVVKLQRRHEKELRELERRGARRWEELLQRGAAQLAELGPRGAGGGGAGKLGPGKGSRKKRSLPCEESAGTAPGESPEGMDARVRELKDRLELELLRQGEEQYECVLKRKEQHAAEQISKMMELAREKQAAELKALKETAEIDTKEMKKKLETKRLERIQGMTKVTADKMAQERLKREINNSHIQEVVQVIKQMTENLEKHQEKLEEKQAACLEQIREMEKQASLLSPQFQKEALAEYEARMKGLEAEVKESVRACFRTCFPSETKDKPERDCECPPELCEQDPVVAKTDVQESHL; translated from the exons ATGGAGCATTTTCTCCTG AATGACGCCATCAATCCTGAGGACTTCCCAGAACCTGTCTACAAGAGTTTCCTCATGAGCCTCTGTCCTCGGCCAGAAATAGATGAGATCTTCACTTCTTA CCATGCTAAGGCCAAACCCTACATGACGAAGGAGCACCTGACCAAATTCATCAACCAGAAACAGCGGGACTCCCGGCTTAACTCCCTGCTGTTCCCGCCAGCACGGCCTGACCAGGTGCAGGGCCTCATCGACAAGTATGAGCCCAGTGGCATCAATGTGCAGAGGG GCCAGTTGTCACCTGAGGGCATGGTCTGGTTTCTCTGTGGGCCGGAGAACAGTGTGCTGGCCCAGGACAAGCTGCTGCTCCACCACGACATGACACAGCCACTCAATCATTACTTCATCAACTCGTCCCACAACACCTACCTGACAG CCGGCCAGTTCTCAGGCCTCTCCTCGGCTGAGATGTACCGCCAGGTGCTGCTGTCCGGCTGCCGTTGCGTGGAGCTAGATTGCTGGAAGGGGAAACCCCCTGACGAAGAGCCCATTATCACCCACGGCTTCACCATGACCACAGACATCTTCTTCAAA GAAGCAATTGAGGCTATTGCAGAAAGCGCCTTTAAGACCTCCCCGTATCCTATCATCCTGTCATTTGAGAACCATGTGGACTC ACCCCGCCAGCAGGCTAAGATGGCTGAGTATTGCCGGACGATCTTTGGGGATATGCTGCTCACAGAGCCCCTGGAAAAGTTCCCA CTGAAACCAGGTGtccccctgcccagccctgagGATCTCAGGGGCAAGATCCTCATCAAGAACAAGAAGAACCAGTTTTCCAGCCCCACCTCCTCCAGTAAGGATCCTGggggggaggctgagggcagcagCCCACGCAGTGCCCCTGCAGGTGAGGGCACAG TGTGGGCTGGCGAGGAAGGGACTGAGCTGGAGGACgaggaggtggaagaggaagaggaggaggagtcaGGAAACCTGGACGAAGAAGAGATTAAGAAGATGCAGTCGGATGAG GGCACAGCGGGCCTGGAAGTGACGGCTTATGAGGAGATGTCCAGCCTAGTCAATTACATTCAGCCCACCAAGTTCATCTCCTTTGAGTTCTCTGCTC AAAAGAACCGAAGTTATGTCATCTCGTCCTTCACAGAACTCAAGGCATATGACCTGCTCTCCAAGGCCTCGGTGCAGTTTGTGGA CTACAACAAGCGCCAGATGAGCCGCATTTACCCCAAGGGAACCCGCATGGACTCCTCCAACTACATGCCCCAGATGTTCTGGAATGCTGGATGCCAGATGGTTGCCCTCAACTTCCAGACGATGG ACTTGCCCATGCAGCAGAACATGGCAGTGTTTGAGTTCAATGGGCAGAGCGGCTACCTCCTCAAGCACGAGTTCATGCGCCGGCCGGACAAGCAGTTCAACCCCTTCTCAGTGGACCGCATCGACGTGGTGGTGGCCACCACCCTTTCTATCACG GTGATCTCTGGGCAGTTCCTGTCAGAACGCAGCGTGCGCACCTATGTGGAAGTGGAGCTGTTTGGCCTTCCTGGGGACCCCAAGAGGCGCTACCGAACTAAGCTGTCACCCAGTACCAATTCCATCAATCCTGTCTGGAAGGAGGAGCCCTTTGTCTTTGAGAAG ATCTTGATGCCTGAGCTGGCCTCTCTCAGGGTGGCTGTGATGGAGGAAGGCAACAAGTTTCTTGGACACCGCATCATCCCCATCAATGCCCTAAATTCTG GGTACCACCACCTGTGCCTACACAGTGAGAGCAACATGCCCCTCACCATGCCTGCGCTCTTCGTCTTCCTGGAGATGAAGGACTACGTACCTGGTGCCTGGGCAG ATCTCACTGTGGCCCTCGCCAACCCCATCAAGTTCTTCAATGCCCATGACAAGAGGTCTGTGAAGCTCAAGGAGGTCATGGGAGGGCTGCCTGAG AAGCCCTTCCCACTGGCGAGTCCAGTTGCCAGCCAGGTCAATGGTGCGTTGGCCCCAAAGAGCAATGGGTCACCAG CAGCCAAGGCCTGGGCCAGGGAAGAGGCTATGAAAGAAGTTGCGG AGCCACGGACCGCCAGCCTGGAGGAGCTCCGGGAGCTAAAGGGCGTCGTGAAGCTGCAGCGGCGGCACGAGAAGGAACTGCGGGAGTTGGAGCGGCGCGGAGCGCGGCGCTGGGAGGAGCTGCTGCAGCGGGGCGCGGCGCAGCTGGCCGAGCTCGGGCCACGGGGCGCGGGGGGTGGCGGGGCCGGCAAGCTCGGCCCGGGCAAAGGCTCTCGCAAGAAGAG GAGCCTGCCTTGCGAGGAGAGCGCCGGAACCGCGCCGGGCGAGAGCCCTGAGGGCATGGACGCGCGCGTGCGGGAGCTGAAGgacaggctggagctggagctgctgcGGCAGGGCGAGGAGCAGTACGAGTGCGTTCTGAAGCGCAAGGAGCAGCACGCGGCCGAG CAAATCTCCAAAATGATGGAGCTGGCCAGAGAGAAACAGGCGGCAGAGCTGAAGGCCCTGAAGGAGACGGCGGAGAT CGACAccaaagagatgaagaaaaagctGGAGACCAAGAGACTGGAGCGGATCCAGGGCATGACCAAAGTCACCGCAGATAAGATGGCCCAGGAGAG GTTGAAGAGAGAGATTAACAACTCCCACATCCAGGAAGTAGTGCAGGTGATCAAGCAG ATGACAGAGAACTTGGAGAAGCACCAGGAGAAGCTGGAAGAGAAGCAGGCTGCTTGCCTGGAACAGATACGGGAGATGGAAAAGCAG GCGTCCTTGCTGTCTCCACAGTTCCAGAAGGAGGCGCTGGCAGAGTATGAGGCCAGGATGAagggtctggaggcagaggtgaaggAGTCGGTGAGGGCCTGCTTCAGGACCTGCTTTCCCTCTGAGACCAAGGACAAGCCTGAGAGGGACTGCGAGTGCCCCCCGGAGCTGTGTGAGCAGGACCCAGTCGTAGCAAAGACAGATGTCCAGGAGAGCCACCTTTGA